In one Oligoflexus sp. genomic region, the following are encoded:
- a CDS encoding response regulator — translation MIALKNVLLPEHHFARRVSTSLPEIMEMRRRQLKDRERQWLHILFKLLPGIAGAFGIGIGVISLLGWHLQRPLLSRWDPNFAPQSYNSGITFIILGLGLLFLRTPWKPVSAVCSVPPVVLGLTVIYEWLTDSSTGIETVAFSFFSPLGLSYTEKTSPNTAVAFVFLGLSLFLSAVRNVKRPPSEAIQEFIAAAGAIAAAFGSLALIGYGLNIQATYDLGAIARMSLNSALTCAIIGFCQVAWTCAEDLSRGRTLLFCLRAPLVFFILSGSIVIASAVYNRTLDLQRINAQVTAQEIKNEVIAGITPPVNALSRLATRTFRMTSTRDRISKQEWQAEAHELISDMPELIHVAWLSHTLLAAWTAGGQVAPEIDVSEAYAHDSLVRVQSQIPGLSCQPQLSSTWRGSQPGRTMMIAIPVGCESSSPGIIVGSISMERIIQEAIHDAEAAGYGVRIANDNVTFYKTQQANISFDHTLSTITVPIYDQLWKVELFSGPGIEKAAPDGNHLYFLVLASGLLMALLVNTVMRLAAKTRLREDSLAMTVAELNEEVKRRESIEHDLRKSEEAAEAAQKVAEVASHTKTEFLANMSHEIRTPMGAILGFSELMLAPAATRDDRIKFAGIIHRSSRNLSRLLDDILDLSKVESGHLTIEKRDIVLEDVIFDAIELLRKRADDKGLQLHVTIDADVPKRIITDSARLTQIIINLLGNALKFTEKGGVSLTVRAPATQMGDAPSFQTLTFAITDSGIGISPQQAQHLFKPFSQANASTSRRYGGTGLGLALSRRLAQMLGGDVVLAESAIGKGSRFEATIQVGLPVSEAVITPHMKSPLTQTSPQSLAGRRILVVDDAEDNRLLLNLFLRNIGATVECVENAQLGISRALATPFDAILMDIEMPDVDGYQATRQLRSEGYQGPIIAITAHATQEVRFKCIQAGCNDFMTKPINRDSLLKQVRQHIKAKV, via the coding sequence ATGATTGCTCTGAAAAACGTACTACTCCCCGAGCATCATTTTGCGAGGCGAGTATCCACCAGCCTCCCTGAAATCATGGAAATGCGCCGACGCCAGCTTAAAGACCGCGAACGACAATGGCTTCACATACTTTTTAAGCTGCTGCCAGGTATAGCCGGGGCATTCGGGATCGGAATCGGCGTCATTTCCCTTCTGGGCTGGCATCTCCAGCGCCCTCTTCTTTCTCGATGGGACCCGAATTTCGCGCCTCAGTCTTACAACTCTGGTATTACTTTTATAATACTGGGACTTGGCCTCTTGTTCCTTCGAACACCATGGAAGCCGGTGTCGGCTGTTTGCAGCGTCCCCCCAGTGGTGCTTGGTCTGACGGTCATATACGAATGGCTAACCGATAGTTCAACAGGGATAGAGACAGTCGCATTCTCGTTTTTCTCTCCCCTTGGGTTGAGCTATACAGAAAAGACCTCCCCAAATACGGCAGTCGCGTTCGTGTTCCTGGGACTATCCCTCTTTCTGAGTGCAGTCCGAAACGTCAAGCGGCCGCCGAGTGAGGCGATTCAGGAGTTCATTGCCGCAGCGGGAGCCATCGCGGCCGCATTCGGATCCTTGGCCCTCATTGGCTATGGACTGAATATTCAGGCCACTTATGATCTCGGCGCCATCGCGCGGATGTCACTCAATTCGGCCCTCACCTGTGCCATCATAGGCTTTTGCCAGGTGGCATGGACTTGCGCAGAAGACCTGAGTCGTGGCCGGACCTTGTTGTTCTGCTTAAGAGCACCGCTCGTGTTTTTTATCCTGTCCGGCTCTATCGTCATCGCCAGTGCTGTCTATAACAGAACGTTGGACTTGCAAAGAATCAACGCTCAAGTGACGGCACAGGAGATTAAAAATGAAGTGATCGCCGGGATCACACCCCCCGTCAATGCTCTCTCGCGCCTTGCTACGCGAACTTTTCGCATGACCAGCACGCGTGATCGGATATCCAAGCAGGAATGGCAGGCCGAAGCCCATGAACTCATTTCTGACATGCCGGAACTTATCCATGTGGCATGGCTCAGTCATACGCTCCTGGCGGCGTGGACTGCAGGGGGCCAGGTCGCGCCTGAAATTGACGTGAGCGAGGCGTATGCTCATGATAGCCTGGTGCGCGTCCAATCGCAGATCCCTGGTTTATCCTGCCAGCCGCAACTTTCTTCAACCTGGAGAGGTTCGCAACCAGGTCGCACTATGATGATAGCCATCCCGGTTGGCTGCGAATCATCGTCTCCAGGAATCATCGTCGGCAGTATCAGCATGGAAAGGATCATTCAAGAAGCCATACACGATGCAGAAGCCGCAGGATATGGAGTCCGTATTGCCAACGACAACGTCACATTCTATAAAACGCAGCAGGCGAATATCTCTTTCGATCATACCCTCAGCACGATAACAGTACCGATCTATGATCAGCTTTGGAAAGTGGAACTCTTTTCAGGACCGGGCATCGAAAAGGCAGCTCCGGATGGCAACCACCTCTATTTCCTCGTGCTCGCTTCAGGTCTGCTGATGGCCTTGCTGGTCAATACCGTCATGCGGCTCGCGGCCAAGACGCGCCTTCGCGAGGATAGTCTGGCCATGACGGTCGCAGAACTCAACGAGGAAGTGAAGCGCCGGGAATCCATTGAACACGATCTACGGAAATCTGAAGAAGCGGCTGAGGCGGCCCAGAAGGTTGCGGAAGTTGCCAGCCATACCAAAACTGAATTTCTGGCAAATATGAGCCACGAAATCCGCACCCCCATGGGAGCCATCCTGGGTTTCTCAGAGCTGATGCTGGCTCCTGCCGCCACTCGTGACGATCGTATCAAATTCGCCGGAATCATCCATCGGAGTAGCCGCAATCTCTCCAGGCTGCTTGATGATATCCTTGATCTTTCGAAAGTTGAGTCGGGACATCTCACGATCGAGAAACGCGATATCGTTCTGGAAGATGTGATATTCGATGCAATAGAGCTTTTAAGAAAGAGAGCGGACGACAAGGGTCTGCAGCTTCATGTCACGATCGATGCGGATGTCCCCAAGCGGATCATCACAGATTCGGCCAGGCTCACTCAAATCATAATCAACCTTCTCGGGAATGCCTTAAAGTTCACTGAAAAAGGTGGGGTTAGCCTCACGGTTCGCGCGCCTGCAACGCAAATGGGGGACGCTCCGTCCTTCCAAACCCTGACTTTTGCCATTACCGACAGCGGTATCGGCATAAGTCCCCAACAGGCCCAGCATCTCTTTAAGCCTTTCAGCCAGGCAAACGCTTCAACGTCTCGTCGCTACGGCGGCACGGGTCTCGGTCTGGCCTTGTCCCGCCGCCTCGCTCAAATGCTCGGTGGAGATGTCGTCCTTGCAGAATCCGCTATCGGCAAAGGAAGTCGATTTGAAGCGACCATTCAAGTCGGACTGCCAGTTTCGGAAGCCGTGATCACGCCTCACATGAAGAGTCCGTTAACGCAAACATCCCCCCAGAGTCTCGCGGGCCGCAGAATTCTAGTGGTCGATGATGCCGAGGATAACCGTCTCCTGCTGAACCTGTTTCTGCGCAATATCGGTGCGACAGTCGAATGCGTTGAGAATGCTCAACTCGGTATTTCCCGTGCCCTTGCTACGCCCTTCGACGCGATTCTCATGGACATTGAAATGCCTGACGTCGATGGATATCAAGCCACGCGACAACTGCGTTCCGAGGGCTATCAGGGCCCGATTATTGCCATCACGGCTCATGCCACGCAGGAGGTGCGATTCAAATGCATTCAGGCAGGATGCAATGATTTCATGACGAAGCCGATCAATCGGGATTCTCTGTTAAAACAGGTCAGACAGCATATCAAAGCCAAGGTGTAA
- a CDS encoding transposase, with amino-acid sequence MMDRVVFQDRNLSSLGGLLLFNELLVGSRLHERVGEALPRQRIASGASGFDKFRALLLGFLSGAECLEDMDNLRTDPMFREVNGSLVGSTTYGDYLRKFSGFQLQRLNQELCRLAGEFHIRSRSSERLNWILIRRVTSSMA; translated from the coding sequence ATGATGGATCGCGTGGTTTTTCAGGACCGGAATTTGTCGTCACTCGGTGGTTTGCTTTTGTTCAACGAGCTGCTTGTGGGCAGCCGGCTCCATGAGCGTGTTGGCGAGGCTCTGCCTCGCCAGCGGATAGCCTCCGGCGCCTCAGGATTTGATAAATTTCGTGCTCTTTTGCTGGGCTTTTTGAGCGGAGCGGAATGTCTGGAGGATATGGACAATCTTCGTACGGACCCCATGTTTCGCGAGGTCAATGGCTCCCTGGTCGGCTCGACAACATATGGCGATTATCTGCGCAAATTTTCCGGATTTCAATTGCAGCGTTTGAATCAGGAGCTCTGCCGTCTGGCAGGGGAATTTCATATCCGCAGCCGATCGTCAGAACGTTTGAATTGGATATTGATTCGACGGGTCACGAGCAGCATGGCGTGA
- a CDS encoding M48 family metallopeptidase, producing the protein MKRTFSILCAAALCFGCGQSADSKRPQLLLISDEEMNQMGTDAYEEILAESPVSNDPRETGEIVEVGSAIAQVSGKQDYDWRFSLLRDDQANAFCLPGGKVAIYTGLLPYAQNNAGLAAVLGHEVAHALLRHSAERMSEQLLQQGALSLVGLTYQNSAYRDLIAAALGIGSEVGISLPFSRLQEKEADRLGLQLMAKAGYDPREAVNLWNRMSEAGERMPQILSTHPDPKSRMEDLQKHMPEAIELYNQSSHRPTMPL; encoded by the coding sequence ATGAAGCGGACTTTTTCTATTCTTTGCGCTGCGGCTCTTTGTTTTGGCTGCGGTCAATCTGCAGATTCCAAACGACCTCAGCTGCTCCTTATTTCTGATGAAGAAATGAACCAGATGGGCACGGACGCCTACGAAGAAATTCTGGCGGAGAGTCCGGTGTCGAACGACCCGCGAGAGACCGGTGAGATTGTTGAGGTTGGCTCGGCGATTGCACAGGTGAGTGGGAAGCAGGATTATGATTGGCGCTTTTCTCTCCTGCGCGATGATCAAGCCAATGCCTTCTGCCTTCCGGGCGGCAAAGTTGCCATTTACACAGGTCTTCTGCCCTACGCTCAAAATAATGCGGGTCTTGCTGCTGTGCTCGGGCATGAAGTGGCTCACGCTCTGCTTCGTCACTCGGCCGAACGCATGAGCGAACAACTGCTGCAGCAGGGGGCTCTGTCTCTTGTAGGCCTGACCTATCAAAACTCCGCCTATCGGGATTTGATCGCAGCGGCTCTCGGGATTGGTTCCGAGGTTGGGATCAGTTTGCCGTTTAGTCGTCTGCAGGAAAAAGAAGCCGATCGGCTCGGCCTCCAGCTCATGGCGAAGGCGGGCTATGATCCACGGGAGGCCGTGAATCTTTGGAACCGCATGAGCGAAGCAGGAGAGCGGATGCCCCAGATTCTCTCGACGCACCCCGATCCCAAAAGTCGCATGGAGGACTTGCAAAAGCATATGCCGGAAGCGATCGAGCTCTACAATCAGTCCAGCCATAGGCCTACGATGCCGCTCTGA
- a CDS encoding phospholipase D family protein: MLKFCNRLSIFFCLVGCRTLPSLDQRSVSTAFRDTDSTAMGQTIVPLSARHEGKSGIYSLRQARQAFAARILLAQAAERSLDIQYYIWHQDTTGILLLESIQAAADRGVRVRLLLDDNNTSGMDPLLKVLDAHPNIEVRLFNPFLIRGPRWMGYVTDFRRLNRRMHNKSFTADNQATIIGGRNVGDEYFGVTTDMLFVDLDVLAVGPIVKDVSKDFDRYWASQSAYPANLILDDEQPQADIAATAGNIRRSAEAQDYLDTVRSSTFVQELKNGQLNLEWAGTYMVSDDPAKGLGKAPPKSMLLQRLRDAMGPVEQRMDIVSPYFVPTDDGVDAFAALAAQGVKIRVLTNALEATDVAVVHAGYAKYRKPLLQLNVELYEFRNATPRIQTEGIGRGSSQTSLHAKTMGIDVNRIFIGSFNFDPRSADLNTELGFVIDSPNLARDIQSVFDRRIDHQAYEVRLADDGGLYWIGLRDGREVRLDEEPGTGFWLRLGLKIMSWLPIEWLL, encoded by the coding sequence GTGTTGAAATTCTGCAACCGCCTTTCCATCTTCTTCTGCCTTGTGGGATGCCGGACGCTTCCTTCTCTGGATCAGCGTTCAGTTTCGACTGCATTTCGTGATACGGATTCCACAGCCATGGGCCAAACGATTGTTCCTCTATCAGCCCGTCATGAGGGGAAATCAGGAATCTATTCCTTACGCCAGGCAAGGCAGGCTTTCGCGGCCCGCATACTTTTGGCTCAAGCTGCGGAGCGGAGCCTTGATATTCAGTATTACATCTGGCATCAGGACACGACGGGAATCCTGCTCTTGGAGAGCATTCAGGCCGCTGCCGATCGCGGCGTTCGCGTGCGTCTGCTCCTCGATGACAATAATACTTCCGGAATGGATCCCCTTCTTAAGGTCCTCGATGCTCACCCCAATATTGAAGTTCGCCTCTTTAATCCTTTCCTGATCCGAGGTCCAAGGTGGATGGGCTATGTTACGGATTTTCGGCGCTTGAATCGGCGCATGCACAACAAGTCTTTTACCGCCGACAATCAAGCCACCATCATCGGTGGGCGTAATGTGGGTGATGAGTACTTTGGCGTCACTACAGATATGCTCTTTGTTGATCTCGATGTTCTCGCGGTGGGGCCCATAGTGAAAGATGTATCCAAGGATTTTGATCGTTACTGGGCGAGTCAATCGGCCTATCCCGCGAACCTGATCCTGGACGATGAGCAGCCTCAAGCTGATATCGCAGCGACTGCAGGGAATATAAGGAGAAGCGCCGAGGCGCAGGATTACCTGGATACCGTGCGCAGTTCAACCTTTGTGCAGGAGCTGAAGAACGGGCAGCTCAATCTGGAATGGGCCGGCACGTATATGGTGAGTGATGATCCTGCCAAGGGTTTAGGCAAAGCACCACCGAAATCCATGCTTCTGCAGCGCTTAAGGGATGCGATGGGCCCGGTGGAACAGCGGATGGATATCGTCTCGCCTTACTTTGTGCCGACGGATGATGGCGTGGACGCCTTCGCCGCGCTTGCGGCCCAGGGAGTTAAGATAAGAGTCTTAACGAATGCCCTCGAGGCTACTGATGTGGCCGTTGTTCATGCCGGTTATGCAAAATACCGAAAACCACTCCTGCAATTGAATGTCGAGCTATACGAGTTCAGAAACGCGACGCCACGCATCCAAACGGAGGGAATAGGGAGGGGAAGCTCGCAGACAAGTTTACACGCCAAGACAATGGGGATTGACGTGAATCGGATTTTTATTGGGTCGTTCAATTTTGATCCGAGATCGGCTGATCTGAACACAGAACTCGGCTTTGTGATAGACAGCCCCAATCTTGCCAGGGATATTCAATCGGTTTTCGATCGCAGAATCGATCATCAGGCCTACGAAGTCCGACTTGCCGATGATGGAGGGCTCTATTGGATCGGACTACGAGACGGCCGTGAAGTCAGACTTGATGAAGAACCTGGAACTGGATTTTGGCTGCGTTTGGGTCTTAAGATCATGTCCTGGCTTCCCATCGAATGGCTCCTTTAA
- a CDS encoding transposase translates to MEGLAYNYKKEWGLDSIEVFDQKGFLHYLNVREGNAFTADDTPFVISEVARHLPRQAVRRRPLLRADSGYCNNAVFQACEQNGFGFLV, encoded by the coding sequence ATGGAGGGTCTTGCCTACAACTACAAAAAAGAGTGGGGCCTGGATTCCATTGAAGTGTTTGATCAGAAAGGTTTCCTCCACTACCTGAATGTGCGTGAAGGCAATGCGTTCACCGCCGATGATACTCCCTTTGTGATCAGTGAGGTGGCTCGCCACCTCCCACGACAAGCGGTTCGCCGCCGGCCTCTTTTGCGAGCGGATTCGGGTTACTGCAATAATGCTGTGTTTCAAGCCTGTGAGCAGAATGGCTTTGGGTTTCTGGTGG